The Drosophila innubila isolate TH190305 chromosome 3R unlocalized genomic scaffold, UK_Dinn_1.0 2_E_3R, whole genome shotgun sequence genome has a segment encoding these proteins:
- the LOC117791159 gene encoding enhancer of split m7 protein: MATKYELSKTYQYRKVMKPLLERKRRARINKCLDDLKDLMAECVAQTGDAKFEKADILEVTVQYLRNLKQTKAANATASAPQHSFRAGYIHAANEVSRALAALPKVDVAFGTTLMTHLGMRLNQLEQPVEQPMPMTLHTPLSINCGSAYSTASSSSSSRDAYSPVSSGYASDSDCSSGSSTPVAAQSLLQISNTGSVWRPW, translated from the coding sequence ATGGCCACCAAATACGAGTTATCGAAAACTTATCAGTACCGCAAGGTAATGAAGCCACTGCTGGAGCGCAAGCGTCGCGCACGCATCAACAAGTGTCTGGATGATCTTAAGGATCTGATGGCTGAGTGTGTGGCACAGACTGGCGATGCCAAATTTGAGAAGGCCGATATATTGGAGGTTACCGTGCAGTACCTGCGCAATCTGAAACAAACCAAGGCTGCCAATGCCACCGCTTCCGCTCCTCAGCACAGTTTCCGTGCTGGCTACATTCATGCCGCCAATGAAGTCTCCCGCGCACTGGCTGCACTGCCCAAAGTAGATGTCGCCTTTGGCACCACACTGATGACACATCTCGGCATGCGACTCAATCAGCTGGAGCAGCCCGTGGAACAGCCAATGCCAATGACGCTGCATACACCACTCAGCATCAACTGTGGCTCCGCTTACTCcaccgccagcagcagcagcagcagccgtgATGCCTACAGTCCCGTTTCTAGTGGCTACGCCAGCGACAGTGATTGCTCTTCCGGCTCTTCCACACCCGTAGCTGCACAATCTCTGCTCCAAATTAGCAACACTGGCAGCGTCTGGCGCCCCTGGTAA
- the LOC117791351 gene encoding enhancer of split m8 protein, producing the protein MEYTSKTQIYQKVKKPLLERQRRARINKCLDTLKTLVAELRGDDGILRMDKAEMLESAVVFMRQQKMSKSVAATPPTTATPAPPAMPLESFRNGYMNAVNEVSRVMASTPGMSVDLGKSVMTHLGRIYKNLQQFHEAQTMPESYPATELSINCNSAPLSPASSGYHSDCESPAPSPLPVEEKLWRPW; encoded by the coding sequence ATGGAATACACCAGCAAGACACAGATCTACCAGAAGGTGAAGAAGCCGCTGCTGGAGCGTCAGCGTCGGGCGCGCATCAACAAGTGCCTGGACACACTAAAGACACTTGTCGCCGAGCTGCGCGGTGATGATGGCATCCTGCGCATGGACAAGGCCGAGATGCTTGAATCAGCTGTGGTATTTATGCGCCAACAAAAGATGAGCAAATcagtagcagcaacaccaccaacaacagcaacaccagcaccaccagcaaTGCCATTGGAGAGCTTCCGCAATGGTTATATGAATGCCGTCAATGAGGTGTCACGTGTTATGGCATCCACACCTGGCATGAGCGTTGACCTGGGCAAATCGGTGATGACTCATCTGGGACGCATCTACAAGAATCTACAACAGTTCCATGAGGCACAAACAATGCCTGAGTCATATCCAGCAACTGAGTTGAGCATCAACTGCAACTCGGCCCCGCTCAGCCCCGCCTCATCTGGTTATCACAGTGATTGCGAGAGTCCTGCACCATCGCCTTTGCCAGTGGAAGAGAAACTGTGGCGCCCCTGGTAA
- the LOC117791484 gene encoding enhancer of split m5 protein: protein MAPQTESVYVSKTQHYLKVKKPLLERQRRARMNKCLDTLKTLVAEFQGDDAILRLDKAEMLEAALVFMRKQLIKQQAPVSPVPMDSFKNGYMNAVSEISRVMACTPAMSVDVGKTVMTHLGIEFQRMLQSDQQPQQQQHDLQSSSVSRPASPASSGYHSDAEESEAAASPQPASNNPMWRPW from the coding sequence atggcTCCACAAACTGAATCCGTTTACGTCTCGAAGACACAGCATTATCTGAAGGTGAAGAAGCCGCTGCTGGAACGTCAGCGTCGGGCACGCATGAACAAGTGCCTGGACACGCTGAAGACACTTGTTGCCGAGTTCCAGGGCGACGATGCCATACTGCGACTGGACAAAGCTGAAATGCTCGAGGCGGCACTTGTCTTCATGCGCAAACAGCTGATCAAGCAACAGGCGCCGGTCTCACCTGTACCCATGGACAGTTTCAAGAATGGTTACATGAATGCCGTCAGTGAAATCTCTCGTGTGATGGCCTGCACACCGGCCATGAGCGTTGATGTCGGCAAAACGGTGATGACGCATCTGGGCATTGAGTTCCAGCGCATGCTGCAGTCAGATCAGCAacctcaacagcaacaacacgacCTGCAATCTTCTTCAGTCAGCCGTCCTGCCAGTCCAGCATCTTCGGGCTATCACAGCGATGCCGAGGAATCGGAGGCAGCAGCCAGTCCCCAGCCAGCTAGCAACAATCCAATGTGGCGCCCCTGGtaa
- the LOC117791737 gene encoding enhancer of split m6 protein gives MSKVKNLIAKMLQRRNKCNSSGSISTHSNNNTYCQHYESLEEIAQNLANERMLQETEMATQQLLFCLETADGCFYWHAQ, from the coding sequence atgtCTAAAGTGAAGAATCTAATTGCCAAAATGTTGCAGCGACGCAAcaagtgcaacagcagcggcagcatcaGCACtcatagcaataacaacactTATTGCCAACACTATGAGAGTCTGGAGGAGATAGCACAGAATCTGGCTAACGAGCGCATGTTACAAGAGACAGAAATGGCCACACAGCAATTGCTCTTCTGCCTGGAAACCGCAGACGGTTGCTTTTATTGGCATGcacagtag
- the LOC117791435 gene encoding enhancer of split m4 protein translates to MCQNKNIINNNNSNTMNIKSNKKSYSVKKLLQKIFKQQQQQVEEQQNMQNTHKANSLESLESIENSRNADLESIANKSCCADSLESYENEANERLSASCEIEDYELEQLPTVPVHFVRTAHGTFFWTAASDFPADNDLVEPLDCSTANEIAVAQFQDRWVQA, encoded by the coding sequence ATGTGCCAGAACAAgaacatcatcaacaacaacaacagcaacaccatgAACATCAAATCCAACAAGAAATCGTACAGCGTGAAGAAGCTGCTGCAAAAGATCtttaagcagcaacagcagcaggtcGAGGAGCAACAGAACatgcaaaacacacacaaggCCAACTCTTTGGAGTCTCTGGAATCCATTGAGAATAGCCGCAATGCTGATCTTGAGTCCATCGCCAACAAATCTTGCTGCGCCGATTCCCTGGAGTCCTACGAAAATGAAGCCAATGAGCGTCTCTCCGCCTCCTGTGAAATTGAGGACTACGAGCTCGAGCAACTGCCCACAGTTCCCGTTCACTTTGTGCGCACCGCTCATGGTACCTTCTTCTGGACCGCCGCCTCCGATTTCCCTGCCGACAACGATCTCGTGGAGCCACTAGACTGCAGCACCGCCAACGAAATTGCCGTCGCTCAGTTCCAGGATCGCTGGGTGCAAGCCTAA